One segment of Meriones unguiculatus strain TT.TT164.6M chromosome X, Bangor_MerUng_6.1, whole genome shotgun sequence DNA contains the following:
- the Actrt1 gene encoding actin-related protein T1, translating to MFNPAGLDAPAVIFDNGSGLCKVGISGEIAPRHVINSVVGHPKFNVPSVRANRKRYFVGEEAQCMYDGLYLHYPIERGLVTRWDDMEKLWKDLFEWELGVKPNEQPVFMTEPSLNPQETREKTTEIMFEKFNVPALYLCNHAVGALCASACITGLVLDSGDGVTCTVPIYEGYSLPHGITKLYLAGRDITEHLTRLLLAKGYTFPCILNKAVVDDIKKKACSVSWGYEDKYNCYHQALKEYKLPDGNVIQMSDHLCQVPEVLFTPDHLGIHDLGISKMVCNSIAKCDADIQETLFAEIVLSGGTTLFPGLQDRLLKELELLAFEGTPIKITASPDRCYSAWIGGSVMTSLTTFKQMWVTANDFKEYGAFVVQRKCF from the coding sequence ATGTTTAATCCAGCTGGATTAGATGCTCCAGCTGTGATTTTTGACAATGGTTCTGGACTCTGTAAGGTTGGAATTTCAGGAGAGATTGCACCCCGACATGTCATCAACTCTGTTGTTGGCCACCCTAAATTCAACGTACCATCAGTAAGAGCCAATCGGAAAAGGTACTTTGTGGGAGAAGAAGCCCAGTGCATGTATGATGGTTTATACCTGCACTATCCTATTGAGCGTGGACTGGTAACTAGATGGGATGACATGGAGAAACTATGGAAAGATCTTTTTGAGTGGGAGCTAGGCGTGAAACCCAATGAACAGCCCGTTTTCATGACTGAGCCCTCCTTGAACCCACAAGAGACTCGAGAGAAGACAACAGAAATAATGTTTGAGAAATTTAATGTGCCTGCCTTGTACCTTTGCAACCACGCAGTAGGAGCCTTGTGTGCTTCTGCTTGTATCACCGGCCTGGTACTGGATAGTGGAGATGGGGTCACTTGTACTGTCCCCATCTATGAGGGCTACTCTCTGCCTCATGGCATAACCAAGCTCTATTTGGCAGGGAGAGATATCACAGAACACCTTACCCGGCTCCTTCTTGCTAAAGGTTATACCTTCCCCTGCATTCTCAACAAAGCAGTGGTGGATGACATTAAAAAGAAGGCATGCAGTGTCTCCTGGGGATATGAAGACAAATACAACTGCTACCATCAGGCCCTAAAGGAATATAAACTGCCAGACGGAAATGTCATCCAGATGAGTGACCACCTGTGTCAGGTGCCTGAGGTTCTTTTTACACCTGATCACCTTGGTATTCATGACTTAGGAATCTCAAAAATGGTCTGCAATAGCATCGCAAAGTGTGACGCTGATATCCAGGAGACTCTGTTCGCTGAGATTGTGCTTTCTGGAGGTACCACCTTGTTTCCTGGACTACAGGATAGACTCCTGAAAGAACTGGAACTTCTGGCTTTTGAGGGAACCCCAATTAAGATCACAGCTTCCCCAGACAGATGCTATTCGGCTTGGATTGGTGGATCTGTCATGACTTCCTTGACAACATTCAAGCAGATGTGGGTCACTGCTAATGATTTCAAGGAGTACGGGGCATTTGTGGTTCAAAGAAAATGCTTCTGA